One window of the Babesia microti strain RI chromosome IV, complete genome genome contains the following:
- a CDS encoding hypothetical protein (overlaps_old_locusTagID:BBM_III08610): MLHRFFHSLVVFSWSCSFACGWTLPRSSQLGDSGQVIRPFRHKQPRLPRDVVITPEPGPFQVPYLELKESAFWDRENFDKLLQQGTQLYGKSLHPLAARWINCRLKRINLNNDPQIAISIDKFTSNLSRDGIPYIDQPSICIEELLSTRVGENNLEQYILLLWDYFQLNYFKTLIPSSLDMEFCLSDTFLDTVSFFPYCENDIYAFWDGDSLALPVIIFYRPLLFDSNGRCFQNLLKLTVFRSACELFYNLYWSGDKENEQNWQRFQILPKIISKCEKEGLFTTVLKNPSFRSMDYALVNLHNRAASPTMMDKFPSLIYTPQSFIESGKLNDWDKSLQIPPQIDTPLALSSMDLFKATLSETAKGTEVVKHIVTMKIPIDEFSRALLKGNLEQAANVISLGYDKLLLLKPVQLNFVENALVTTCESLLKPHLQTQNRNDTNDPQNGEKKNYANDMLEETIIKAYHFIRRLFDQIRVTNNYPSLDSSFLSAAEGTILANTVAESRADKMIDLVKNYTPVLFPNEYLNDLIPIEDLIALEYILNFYNFNLFGGRLPTSLHVKFAELTADIDAQNSTKAKFDEAGDDGGGKIPLLTGGWQGTPCEENITSHNLNLSTNDSNHSELGPVTIYLSNKLLETAGGDSCVISRKDKKILICKLLLDECVEIFKRSVNINEEYWSSELINFHLSHVIEKSNCWPFHYDEALPTGTPGPDHACGHEPHVGATVDKLSHTDRALLCMKNRYFRQTIDFAWESGKLPFRLINSLAYSGNLMMIESLLGSKQAIGYFTKLDYKQLLLYENLIKESVKSSFYGNTIELLAEAISAIDVSFENIRVEWHLHNLISSKTIMEGLIHSYNRQAEAMGEVCYEQKLYPFGPFGQFVALENNDFGPLQHLDVQPYIECLKKGTRKHLNGMERRDVLQNLYRYYNDKIFSNALPAVVKDPQNNETTCDIKFSDIWRSGILSNVEYTQDLKPIITIDEHVSDLKMLNDLLLLQMLKMHYMYKVNTAPSVFAESLPPDYSLVFASCSREIKRRFDEKYLASFKYPKTEHIAVHDTLKSLRISHFVNQVLEGHCKTNNSSKDKDFQLINVAIESSLYGFAHYLIELTDANADATDDNPISLTDNIPNFEYFRPLFEKLGLPYTIGQLDQEWISRLTDDEALQLSHITDVDDNIIGMLASAGFGIERILELLSPGNSGARTVTTDIENPVTPDEAEGVELERDDGKESMVKAILSEYEPKVIHYTGAVIDEILSQRVEDARRFIWSLDANVREQIITLSVRLIEGMKGRGAIAADIADKALKNLTQILL, from the exons ATGCTTCATCGGTTTTTCCATTCGTTAGTGGTATTTAGTTGGAGTTGTTCGTTTGCTTGTGGTTGGACCCTGCCCAGGAGTAGCCAATTGGGCGATAGCGGACAAGTGATAAGGCCATTTAGGCATAAGCAGCCCAGATTGCCCCGGGATGTTGTTATTACCCCTGAGCCCGGTCCATTTCAAGTACCATATCTAGAGCTGAAGGAATCTGCCTTTTGGGACCGGGAAAACTTTGATAAGTTACTACAGCAGGGAACTCAACTGTACGGTAAGAGTTTACATCCATTGGCTGCAAGGTGGATAAATTGCAGATTGAag AGAATCAACCTTAATAATGACCCACAAATAGCAATTTCTATTGACAAATTCACCAGTAATTTGTCTCGCGATGGCATCCCGTACATCGACCAGCCTAGTATTTGCATAGAGGAGCTCTTGTCTACGAGGGTCGGAGAAAATAACCTGGAACAATATATACTTTTGCTATGGGACTACTTTCAACTCAATTATTTCAAGACGCTTATTCCCAGTTCACTAGATATGGAGTTTTGTCTCTCAGATACTTTTTTAGATACAGTCTCATTTTTCCCCTACTGCGAAAATGACATATACGCCTTTTGGGACGGGGATTCACTGGCCCTGCCCGtaatcattttttacaGACCATTACTCTTCGATAGTAATGGTAGGTGtttccaaaatttgctaaaattgACTGTTTTCCGCAGTGCATGCGAATTATTCTACAATCTATACTGGAGTGGTGATAAGGAAAATGAACAAAACTGGCAACGCTTCCAAATCCTACctaaaataatatcaaagTGCGAAAAAGAAGGGCTATTCACTACTGTTTTAAAAAACCCGTCATTCCGTTCCATGGATTATGCACTTGTGAACCTTCACAATAGGGCTGCCAGTCCCACAATGATGGATAAATTTCCATCCCTCATATACACCCCACAATCGTTTATTGAATCCGGAAAACTCAATGACTGGGATAAATCTCTGCAAATACCTCCGCAGATAGACACGCCCCTCGCCCTCTCCTCGATGGATTTATTCAAGGCAACTCTCAGCGAGACGGCTAAGGGCACTGAAGTAGTCAAACATATTGTAACAATGAAAATCCCCATAGATGAATTTTCTCGGGCCCTTCTAAAGGGCAATCTCGAGCAGGCAGCTAACGTCATTTCCCTGGGATACGACAAGTTACTGCTTCTCAAACCAGTGCAGCTTAACTTTGTGGAAAACGCACTTGTCACG ACTTGTGAATCATTGCTAAAACCACATTTACAAACGCAGAATCGaaatgatacaaatgaCCCACAAAATGGGGAAAAAAAGAATTATGCAAATGATATGCTAGAagaaacaattattaaagcCTATCACTTTATCAGGCGTCTGTTTGACCAAATACGGGTGACAAATAACTACCCGTCTTTAGACTCCTCCTTTTTATCCGCGGCAGAGGGCACTATCTTAGCCAATACTGTGGCAGAATCTCGTGCTGATAAAATGATTGATCTggtcaaaaattatacgCCTGTGCTCTTCCCCAATGAATATCTCAACGACCTAATCCCCATTGAAGATCTCATAGCGCTAGAATACATTTTGAATTTCTATAACTTTAACCTATTCGGAGGCCGCTTGCCGACATCGCTGCATGTAAAGTTTGCAGAATTAACCGCTGATATTGATGCACAAAATAGCACCAAGGCAAAATTTGACGAAGCCGGTGACGATGGGGGGGGAAAAATTCCTCTCCTGACCGGGGGGTGGCAGGGGACCCCTTGTGAAGAAAATATAACTTCtcacaatttaaatttaagtACGAATGATTCCAACCATTCGGAACTGGGGCCTGTAACTATATACTTatccaataaattattggaGACCGCAGGCGGAGATAGTTGCGTCATATCTAGAAAagataaaaaaattctgATATGCAAATTATTGCTCGACGAGTGCGTAGAAATATTCAAACGCTCTGTCAACATAAATGAAGAGTATTGGTCCAgtgaattgattaattttcaCCTGAGCCATGTTATTGAAAAATCCAATTGCTGGCCCTTCCACTATGACGAAGCACTGCCCACGGGTACTCCCGGTCCAGACCACGCCTGTGGACATGAGCCTCACGTTGGCGCCACAGTAGATAAATTATCCCATACAGATCGAGCTTTGTTGTGTATGAAGAATAGATATTTCAGGCAAACGATAGACTTCGCATGGGAATCTGGAAAGCTTCCATTTAGACTAATAAACTCCTTGGCGTATTCTGGCAACCTTATGATGATAGAAAGCCTGCTAGGCTCCAAGCAGGCAATAGGATATTTTACCAAACTGGACTACAAGCAATTGTTACTCTATGAGAATTTGATTAAAGAGAGTGTCAAATCCAGTTTTTATGGTAACACTATTGAGTTACTGGCAGAGGCAATTAGTGCAATAGATGTTTCTTTTGAAAACATAAGGGTTGAATGGCATTTgcataatttaatttcatccaaAACCATTATGGAGGGGCTCATACACAGTTACAATAGACAGGCAGAAGCCATGGGCGAGGTTTGTTATGAGCAAAAGCTTTATCCATTTGGCCCATTCGGCCAATTTGTGGCGCTGGAAAATAATGATTTCGGGCCTCTGCAGCATTTGGATGTTCAGCCGTACATAGAATGTCTTAAAAAAGGCACCAGGAAGCATTTGAATGGGATGGAACGAAGGGACGTTTTGCAAAATCTATACCGTTATTACAATGACAAAATATTCTCTAATGCACTACCCGCAGTTGTTAAAGATCCACAAAATAATGAAACCACGTgtgatatcaaatttagTGACATTTGGAGGAGTGGGATCCTCTCAAATGTCGAATACACCCAGGATCTAAAGCCGATCATCACCATAGATGAGCATGTGAGTGATCTAAAGATGTTGAAtgatttgttattattacaGATGCTGAAAATGCACTATATGTACAAAGTTAATACGGCACCCAGTGTATTTGCAGAATCGTTACCCCCCGACTATAGCTTGGTGTTTGCTTCTTGTTCAAGAGAGATTAAAAGGAGGTTTGACGAAAAATATCTTGCCTCATTTAAATACCCAAAGACAGAGCATATAGCTGTCCATGATACCCTGAAGTCACTGCGAATTAGTCACTTTGTTAACCAGGTATTGGAAGGGCACTGCAAGACGAATAATTCTTCCAAAGACAAAGACTTCCAATTGATTAACGTTGCGATTGAATCTTCATTGTACGGATTTGCTCATTATCTTATAGAGTTGACAGATGCGAATGCAGATGCAACGGACGACAATCCTATTTCACTAACGGATAATATACCAAACTTTGAGTATTTTAGACCCCTGTTTGAAAAGCTGGGGCTACCATATACGATTGGTCAACTAGATCAGGAGTGGATCTCGAGGCTAACAGATGATGAGGCACTACAGTTGTCTCATATTACAGATGTAGATGATAACATCATTGGCATGCTGGCCT
- a CDS encoding Pre-mRNA-splicing factor cwf2 (overlaps_old_locusTagID:BBM_III08605), producing the protein MGAKRMGEELPPKKRGGPKLASLKKNNNENRTLPNPLDYIDFGYAPFAKDLVESKEATVHDILSLGLTFSDNFLNAGYHKPPGETVGLGEEELIYEPIPEAALEKLEDTTPGWGPARRQVEPGLGNSVSYVQGNENYNIWYGKYATDRFDPRHQLNERPPAATKCDPELDSGYTRADWDPHAGQGYICLYFARGCCSFGSDCTYYHRIPTVEDEARIDASCDVFGRDRHSKHREDMTGVGSFLSQGKSLFLGNVYPDCSLANPVEDLKATLIREFSRWGALEDITLVSSKGIAFIDFRLRVAAEFAKAAMSDQPIPGITTALSVKWAHEVKKEKKANVETRRQIRNNSVCQVDSSGYGYDTKTAEQLAADLAREIAFEEKQRQAMENLERLNSALAGVESLDVGAMERSYS; encoded by the coding sequence ATGGGCGCTAAGCGGATGGGCGAGGAGCTACCGCCCAAGAAAAGGGGCGGACCCAAATTAGCATCTCTGAAAAAAAACAATAATGAAAATCGTACCCTACCAAACCCACTAGACTACATTGATTTCGGCTATGCGCCTTTCGCTAAAGATCTAGTTGAAAGTAAGGAAGCCACCGTCCACGATATACTTTCTTTAGGATTAACATTTTCTGACAATTTTCTTAACGCTGGGTACCACAAACCACCAGGGGAAACCGTGGGTCTTGGCGAGGAGGAGCTCATCTACGAGCCCATACCTGAAGCTGCCCTTGAAAAATTGGAGGACACTACGCCTGGTTGGGGTCCGGCTAGGAGGCAGGTAGAGCCTGGCCTCGGAAATTCTGTGTCGTATGTACAGGGGAACGAGAATTATAACATATGGTACGGCAAATATGCGACGGACCGCTTCGACCCTAGGCACCAGCTTAACGAACGGCCTCCAGCGGCCACAAAGTGCGATCCAGAGCTTGATTCTGGGTACACTAGGGCGGATTGGGACCCCCATGCTGGACAAggatatatttgtttatattttgCGCGCGGATGCTGTTCATTCGGTAGTGATTGCACCTACTACCACAGGATACCGACAGTTGAGGACGAGGCAAGAATAGATGCAAGTTGCGACGTATTTGGGAGAGATCGTCATTCCAAGCACCGGGAGGATATGACGGGCGTTGGgtcatttttatcgcaGGGCAAGAGCCTTTTTTTGGGCAACGTATACCCCGATTGTTCGCTCGCTAATCCGGTGGAAGATTTGAAGGCTACATTGATAAGGGAATTTTCTCGGTGGGGCGCCCTAGAAGACATAACTTTAGTGTCCAGCAAGGGCATTGCATTTATAGACTTTAGATTGCGCGTGGCCGCGGAATTTGCCAAGGCAGCTATGTCTGACCAGCCCATCCCCGGCATCACTACAGCCCTGAGCGTCAAGTGGGCACACGAGGTAAAGAAAGAAAAGAAGGCAAACGTGGAGACAAGACGTCAGATAAGGAACAATTCAGTATGTCAGGTGGACTCTTCTGGCTACGGCTACGACACAAAGACTGCTGAGCAACTGGCCGCGGACCTGGCCAGGGAGATAGCGTTTGAGGAGAAACAGCGTCAGGCGATGGAGAACCTCGAGAGGCTGAACTCTGCGCTGGCGGGTGTGGAGTCCCTGGACGTGGGTGCTATGGAGAGGTCGTATTCATAG